The following proteins come from a genomic window of Puntigrus tetrazona isolate hp1 chromosome 15, ASM1883169v1, whole genome shotgun sequence:
- the LOC122358664 gene encoding olfactory receptor 52E4-like → MNSLNASFVQNMSIVRPEYFFITGLSGIPYSSYYYIFLGVTYFIAVIGNSVVLLIIALDQSLHSPKYIGMFNLALADLGETNAWVPSTMKIFFSDSQNISYDSCLANMFFVNLFVTLQSATLVVLAFDRYVAICLPLRYHAILNNYVMSLVFVAIWAFNACLVALAASLITQLSLCKSNVIQSFYCDYGAVLGMACNVSSVHIFIKNLIVALYIVAPLLIILLSYMGIVFALSKITTWEARLKALKTCISHLLLVVCYFLPIISIIIATLINPLTLNARIISASLSFTLPPMLNPIIYVLNTAEIRVLIKKLLKNKIVPIKKNILKKR, encoded by the coding sequence ATGaattctttaaatgcaagtttTGTCCAGAATATGTCTATTGTTCGTCCAGAATACTTTTTCATCACTGGACTTTCAGGTATACCATACAGCagttattactatatttttttaggtGTCACATATTTTATTGCTGTAATTGGGAACTCTGTAGTTCTCCTTATTATAGCTCTGGATCAAAGTCTGCACAGTCCAAAATATATTGGTATGTTTAACTTGGCCTTGGCTGATCTTGGTGAAACTAATGCATGGGTTCCTAGCacaatgaagatttttttttctgactcaCAGAACATCTCCTACGATTCTTGCTTGgctaacatgttttttgtgAACCTTTTTGTTACTCTGCAAAGTGCCACTCTTGTTGTTCTGGCATTTGATCGCTACGTTGCAATTTGTTTGCCATTAAGATATCATGCTATACTGAATAATTATGTCATGTCTCTAGTGTTTGTAGCAATATGGGCATTTAACGCTTGTCTGGTGGCCCTGGCAGCATCTTTGATAACACAGCTTTCACTCTGTAAATCTAACGTGATACAGagtttttattgtgattatgGAGCAGTGTTGGGGATGGCATGCAACGTCAGCAGCGttcacattttcataaaaaaccTTATTGTAGCCTTGTACATTGTTGCACCATTGCTTATTATACTCCTGTCATATATGGGCATCGTTTTTGCTTTAAGTAAAATTACAACTTGGGAAGcacgtttaaaagcactgaagACCTGTATTTCTCACCTTTTGTTGGTTGTATGTTACTTTCTGCCTATCATAAGCATTATCATTGCTACATTAATTAATCCTCTTACTCTCAATGCCAGAATCATCAGTGCATCTCTTTCATTTACTCTTCCACCAATGTTAAATcctattatttatgttttaaatacagctgaaatcagagtcttaattaaaaaactgcttaaaaacaaaattgtgccaattaaaaagaacattttaaagaaaaggtAA